Part of the Triticum urartu cultivar G1812 chromosome 2, Tu2.1, whole genome shotgun sequence genome, TATTTATCGTAGGCCCTCCATGCCATAATAAACCCCTTTGATTAATTTCAATTATATAGACTAATTCTGATATTTGAATAAAGTGATAATTGTTCAAATTTAAATATTGATAGAATTATAAATTATATCGTAGGTGATAAGTTCTTTGATGAGATTTCATGAAAATAAATATTTGAGGCTTTATATGGTAGCGATTAGTTCTAGTAAAATTTCGTCAATTTTGAGGTCATTTCACCTACTCACGTTTCAAATCAAAACTTGGGGCATAACTTAGTTTGAATGTAAATGACAGTCAAATACTCAtcggattttttttttgaaactttcATAGTAATTAGAAATAACATATATGAAACCTATGGATTTTTATTGGAGTTTTAAGCCTTGAAAATAATGTATTTAACTATTTAAAAGAGTTGAGGAATAATAAGAAAAGGAATAGATTAATACTTATCCAAAACCCAAACCGGGCTTAATCAGGCCAACTCGGCTTTTCTCCTCTTGAACGTTACCTAGGAAAATAAACATGGCGACAACAACAAGAGTTTGAGACGCGACTGAGATCTCACGGGTTCCCTCACCTCTAGCCATGCGCCAGAAGGCAGGGTGGGGTGGGGGGACCTTGGGTCCTCCTTGGAATGTTCAGAAGTTTACAGTAGTATAGACTTTATGGTCGTTGTCGGCGATATTCACCCAGAGGGTGCAATAATGTTGAGAATAAAAGCGCTCTGGTTCTTCCTTTGATGCGCCGGCGCCTTACTAAACATCACCATAGAATTAATGATAGATATTGTGTCTCCGCGGGTTTGGTCTTATAGGTTTTGGGTTTATGTTCTTGCAGGTGCATTCATGAGGATTTGATGAGCTTGTATTATTGTATCTTCTGCTTTTGTTGGTATGTTCTTTTGTGCCTTCTTGGAGTGCTTCTCAGGCTTTTTCATGAAGATTTTGTGTTCGACGACCTCTAATCTCGTGGATCATCCTTGGCCCAAGTACATTAAATGCTCAACAATTTCCACCTCTTTGGATGGGAAACTGAAGGGGGCTTTTGAAAATCTTGAAAGTTGGTCGATTTTGTGTAGGTATATGGGGAGTGGTGCCGCTGCTCTTGTCTGGTTGTTGTACCGTTGTAGAAGCTTTTGATAGTATTTCCCATGTTGCAGATTGTTGTTACTTTGGAGGGGATGAGCACCACACATCTTCATTTGGTCTCGTATAAGAATCATATGTAAGTTAGTTATGTTGTCTTTGCTGGTCAGAAAATCATCACTGGATTCGGCAAATTGACATCGTCAAGTTTTTTTCCCTTGCATTTAGGAAAAATTTACAAATGTGCCATGTTGGTATCAAAGACATTAATAAAACTTGCTAATTTCCAGCAGCAACATGCGGGCAAGAAACTACTCCCTCCGCAAGGAAATATAAGAGcaaatagtgatctaaacactctcaTATTTCTTTACAGATGGAGTAGTTTATAATCATTATAGATAACAGCGAATGTCATAAAACTTAAGCTCAACACATTATTTTATTGATGATTCGATCAGTAATCTGCTCGATCTGTATTAACGGCAACAGATGGAGGTCGAACACATGGAGAAAACAACAACGAACACACGCAGAGAGCAGCAACAGTAGACACCGAGTGGGCTAGCTAGCCTGGTGTGATGATGATGCTGGTAGATAACTTAGTGAAGGCTGCAAACACACAGACACAAAAGCTCAACGATTAGTCGTACTATTTATAGTACTTACGAACTAAGATAAAATGGCTAATGAGTACTTAAAATATAATATTTCAAGTTAGGATTTGAGGATGTACTTGTTGCAGTTGGTTTTGGTGTTGATGGGGAAAGAGACGGAGACGCCGCATTTGCCGGGGATGTTGGCGGCGTTACCCATGCTGATGCCCGACCCCGCCAGGTTCTTGAGGCAGTTGCACGCCGCCTTCCGGTCGGCCGGGGTGGACGCCTTGGCGTTCAGGGTCCTCACCCCGCTGCAGCACGCCCCCGAGGGTGCCGACGCTTGCCCCCTCGCGTAGGACATGCACGGCGCGACGGCGGACGTCACGTCGCCGCAGGTCACCGCCCCGGACGCCATCTCCGCCACCGCCAGTGCCGCGAGCACGGCGAACACGGCGACCAGTGCCACGCGAGCCATCGAGGATCTAGTGCTTCGGTTTGCTTGCTGGAAACCGTGGAGCTGGGAAGGAGCTGAGAGCTTGATTAGCttgtgtggtggtggtggagatgGAACTCCGTGGAGCGGGGTATAAATAGCCGGCGGGCGAGAGATGGCTAGGGAGAAGAAGATAGGTGTTGCGGTATTGCATTGCAGGGTGGCGGACGGACGGTGGTGCGTGCATGCACGTGTCCATGCGCGTACGCCGTGCGTAGCCAGTGGGGCATGCATTGATGCATGCATGCGCATGCCGGTGGTTGGGCGCTGGGGACCGTACGATGGATCATGGATCGATCGGTGCACTGCACGCATGTGACGCTTCTTTGTTCACATCTACATTTTTACTTTCGAAAAGTGCTCCCATCTACTACATTAGTATGAGCAGAAGCTTCTGCAAATAATTCCGACGTGAATTTCTTCGCGTGTGAACGTATGGAACCTGTGTGCGAGCTACCACAGTCCACAGTGTAGTGTGCAGATCTGGAAGAATGGCCAGTGGTGAGTAGGTAGGCCGTCGTTGTCAAACACAAAAGAGGGACGGACATGGACACGATATGGAGTAAATTTTGAGTACGACCGATCTATGCATCTACCATGCCATGCATCGTTGAAAGCAAAGTTAGGATCTATGACTAGTCAAGTATTAATTTCCACCGGCATATGTACTGATCAGGCGGTGCGGTGATCAATGCCAGCAACATGTGCGGTGCTTTCTTAACTCCAACCAAGTGGAGTGTATATCAAGCATATACTCCTGCGTAGTTAATTTCTGTTTTCTTTTAATTATATTATCAATCATAAATTGTGCCTGGAAATATTGTAACTTTGTATAGTGTTGTTATCTTCTCACTTAAATAAGTGGTTAAAATTTCAGAGTGTTACACACTAGTTTTGATATATGTTGCTTACAAACCGAAGTGATCGACTCACGTGGTCGGGCACTGATGTATAGTTGTTGTGAtgccttgaaggaaatatgccctagagacaataataaagttgttatttatatttccttatatcatgataaatgtttattattcatgctggaattgtattaaccggtaacttagtacatgtgtgaatacatagacaaacggagtgtccctagtatgcctctacttgactagctcgttaatcaaagatggttaagttttctagccatggacatgtgttgtcatttgatgaacgggatcatatcattagagaatgatgtgatggataagacccatccgttagcttagcataatgatcgttcagttttattgctactgctttcttcataacttatacatgttcctctgactatgagattatgcaactcccgaataccggaggaacaccttgtgtgctatcaaacatcacaacgtaactgggtgattataaagatgctctacaggtgtctccgatggtgtttgttgagttggcatagatcgagattaggatttgtcactccgtatatcggagcggtatctctgggccctctcggtaatgcacatcactataagccttgcaagcaatgtgactaatgagttagttacaggatgttgcattagggaacgagtaaagagactttccggtaacgagattgaactaggtattgagatactgactgtcaatctcgggcaagtaacataccgatgacaaagggaacaacatatgttgttatgcggtttgacagataaagatcttcatagaatatgtgggagctaatatgagcatccatgttccgctattggttattgaccagagatgtgtctcggtcatgtctacatagttctcgaacccgtagggtccgcacgcttaacgttctgtgacgatttgtattaggagttatgtgatttgatgaacgaagtttgttcagagtccccgatgggatcggggacatgacgaggagtctcgaaatggtcgagacgtaaagatcgatatattggaagactatattcggacatcggaaaggttctgagtgattcaggtattttttggagtaccgaagagttacgggaattcgtattgggccttaatgggacatacgggaaaggagagaaaggcctcaagggtggccatgtcccttccccatggactggtctgaattggactaggcttccttccttctccttttccttttcctttttcctatttcatgtgggaggtggaatcctactaggactagggagtcctagtaggactccacactttgggcgcgccctatgagggccggccacctcttccctccatcctttatatacgtggccaggggacacctcatagacacacaagttgatcattgatcccttagccgtgtgtggtgccctcctccaccataatccacctcggccatatcgtagcggtgcttaagAGAAGTCCTGTTCCAATAGCATCATCATcgccgtcatcacgccgtcgtgctgatgaagctctccctcgacactctgctggatcgtgagttcgtgggacgtcactaagccgaacgtgtgcagatcacggaggtgtcgtaccttcggtgctaggatcggtcgatcgtgaagacgtatgactacatcaaccgcattgtcataacgcttccgtttacggtctacgagggtacgtggacaacactctcccctctcgttgttatgcatcaccatgatcttgcgtgtgcgtaggaatttttttgaaattattgcgttccccaatagtggcatccgagccaggtttatgcgtagacgttatatgcacgagtagaacacaaaggagttgtgggcgtgggtatagaCATATtacttgccgtcactagttgattcttgattcggcggtattgttggatgaagcgtcgcagactgacattacgcgtacgcttacgcgagactggttctaccgatgtgcttcgcacacaggtggctggtgggtgtcagtttctccaattttagttgaatcggattcaatgaacaaggttctttctgaagatcaaaaagcaatcactatatcgcgttgtggtttttgatgcataggtaagaacggttcttgctcagcccgtagcagctacgtaaaacttgcaacaacaaagtagaggacgtctaacttgtttttgcagggcatgttgtgatgcgatatggtcaagacgttatgagatataaattgttgtatgagatgatcatattctgttaaagttatcggcaactggcaggagccttatggttgtctctttattgcataagatgcaagtgccatgtaattgctttactttattgctatgcgataacgatagttgcaaaagcaatagctggtgagacgaccatgtgacgacacgttgttaaaagatcaagatgatggagatcatggtgtcatgccggtaacaatggagatcatgacagtactttggagatggagatcaaaagcaccagatgatgatggccataccatgtcacatatttttgattgcatgtgatgtttatcttttatacatcttattttgcttagttcggcggtagttTTGTAAGATGaccccttactaaaatttcaaggtataagtgttctccctaagtatgcgccgttgcgacagttcttcgtgccaagacaccacatgatgatccggtgtgataagctctacgttcacatacaacgggtgcaagccagttttgcacacgcagaatgttggaaatatgccgtagaggcaataataaaaggattattattatatttccttgttcatgataattttcttttattcatgctataattgtgttatccggaaatcgtaatacatgtgtgaatacatagacaccaacatgtccctagtaagcctctaattgactagctcgttgatcaatagatagtcatggtttcctgactatggacattggatgtcattgataacgagatcacatcattaggagaatgatgtgatggacaagacccaatcctaaacatagcacaagatcgtatagttcgtttgctagagtttttccaatgtcaagtatcttttccttagagcatgagatcgtgtaactcccggataccgtaggagtgctttgggtgtaccaaatgtcacaacgtaactgggtgactataaaggtatactacgggtatctccgaaagtgtctgttgggttgacacggatcaagactgggatttgtcactccgtatgacggagaggtatctctgggcccactcggtaatgcatcatcataatgagctcaaagtgaccaagtgtctggtcacgacatcatgcattacggtacgagtaaagtgacttgccagtaacgagattgaacaaggtattgggataccgacgatcgaatctcgggcaagtaacgtaccgattgacaaagggaattgtatacggggttgcttgaatcctcgacattgtggttcatccgatgagatcatcgaggagcatgtgggagccaacatgggtatccagatcccgctgttggttattgaccggagagccgtctcggtcatgtctacatgtctcccgaacccgtagggtctacacacttaaggttcggtgacgctagggttgtagagatatgaatatgcagtaacccgaaagttgtttggagtcccggatgagatcccggacatcacgaggagtttcggaatggtccgaaggtgaagaattatatataggaagtgcagtttcggccatcgggagagtttcggggggtcaccggtattgtaccgggaccaccggaagggtcccgggggtccaccgggtggggccacccatcccggagggccccatgggctgaagtggggaggggaaccagcccatagtgggctggtgcgcccctttggcccaccccatgcgcctagggttgggaaccctagggtggggggcgccccacctggcttggggggcactccaccccttggccgccgcccccctaggagatcccatctcctagggccggcgccccctaggggagcctatataaagggggggagggaggggcagccgcacccttgactcttggcgcctccctctcccctgctacacctctccctctcgcagtagaacggcgaagccctgctgcggtgactcctgcatccaccaccacgccgtcgtgctgctggatcttcatcaacctctccttcccccttgctggatcaagaaggaggagacgtcacggtgaccgtacgtgtgttgaacgcggaggtgccgtccgttcggcgctaggatctccggtgatttggatcacgtcgagtacgacttcctcatccccattctttgaacgcttccgtgcgtgatctacaaaggtatgtagatgcaatccgatcactcgttgctagatgaactcatagatggatcttggtgaaaccgtaggaaattttttgttttctgcaatgttcccccacagtggtatcagagctaggtctatgcgtagttctttttgcacgagtagaacacaatttgttgtgggcgtagatgttgtcaactttcttgccgctactagtcttattttgcttcagcggtattgtgggatgaagcggcccggaccaaccttacacgtacgcttacgtgagaccggttccaccgactgacatgcaccagttgcataaggtggctggtgggtgtctgtctctcccactttagttggagcggattcgatgaaaagggtccttatgaagggtaaatagaagttgacaaatcacgttgtggctttcacgtaggtaagaaaatgttcttgctagaaccctattgcagccacgtaaaacttgaaacaacaattagaggacgtctaacttgtttttgcagcaagtgtttcgtgatgtgatatggccaaagttgtgatgaatgatgaatgatatatatgtgatgtatgagatgttcatgctattgtaataggaatcacgacttgcatgtcgatgagtatgacaaccggcaggagccataggagttgtctttatttttgtatgacctgcgtgtcattgagaaacgccatgtaaattactttactttattgctaaacgtgttagccatagtagtagaagtaatagttggcgagcaacttcatggagacacgatgatggagatcatgatgatggagatcatggtgtcatgccggtgacaagatgatcatggagccccaagatggagatcaaaggagctatgtgatattggccatatcatgtcactattattattttattccatgtgatgtttatcatgtttttgcatatttgttacttagaacgacggtagtaaataagatgatccctcaaaataatttcaagaaagtgttccccctaactgtgcaccattgcgacagttcgttgtttcgaagcaccacgtgatgatcgggtgtgatagattccaacgttcacatacaatgggtgtaagacagatttacacatgcaaacacttaggttgacttgacgagcctagcatgtacagacatggcctcggaacacagaagaccgaaaggtcgagcatgagtcgtatagaagatacgatcaacatgaagatgttcaccgatgttgactagtccgtctcacgtgatgatcggacatggcctagttaactcggatcatgttatacttagatgactggagggatgtctatctaagtgggagttcattgaataatttgattagatgaacttaattatcatgaactcagtctaaaatctttacaacatgtattgtagatcaaatgtccaacgttgtcctcaacttcaacgcgttcctagagaaaaccaagctgaaagacgatggcagcaactatacggactgggtccggaacctgaggatcatcctcatagctgccaggaaagattatgtcctacaagcaccgctaggtgaagcacctgctctccctgcagaacaagacgttatgaacgcttggcagacacgtaccgatcattactccctcgttcagtgcggcatgctttacaacttagagccggggctccaaaagcgttttgagagacacggagcatatgcgatgttcgaagagctgaaaatggtttttcaagctcatgcccgggtcgagagatatgaagtcttcgacaagttcttcagctgtaagatggaggaaaacagttctatcagtgagcacatactcactatgtctgggttacataaccgcttgactcagctgggagttaatctcccggatgacgcggtcattgacagaatccttcagtcgcttccaccgagctacaagagctttgtgatgaacttcagtatgcaggggatggaaaagaccattcctgaagtatttgcaatgctgaaatcagcagaggtagaagtcaaaaaggaacatcaagtgttgatggtgaataaaaccactaatttcaagaagggcaagggtaagaagaacttcaagaaggacggcaagggagttgccgcgcccggtaagcaagctgccgggaagaagccaaagaatggacccaagcccgagactgagtgtttttattgcaagggaagtggtcactggaagcggaactgccccgaacacttagcggacaagaaggccggcatcacgaaaggtatatgtgatatacatgtaattgatgtgtaccttaccagtactcgtagtagctcctgggtatttgataccggtgcggttgctcacatttgtaactcaaagcaggagctgcggaataagcggagactggcgaaggacgagtgACGATGCatgtcgggaatggttccaaggtcgatgtgatcgccgtcggcacgctacctctacatttacctacgggattagttttaaacctcaataattgttatttagtgccagctttgagcatgaacattgtatcaggatctcgcttaattcgagatggctactcatttaaatccgagaataatggttgttctatttatatgagagatatgttttatggtcatgctccgatcgtgaatggtttattcttaatgaatctcgagcgtaatgctacacatattcatagtgtgaataccaaaagatgtaaggttgataatgatagtcccacatacttgtggcactgccgccttggtcacataggtgtcaaacgcatggagaagctccatgcagatggacttttagagtctcttgattacgaatcatttgacacgtgcgaaccatgcctcatgggtaaaatgaccaagactccattctcaggaacaatggagcgagcaaccaacttattggaaatcatacatactgatgtgtgcggtccaatgagtgttgaggctcgcggtggctattgttatgttctcaccctcactgatgacttgagtagatatgggtatgtctatttaatgaaacacaagtctgagacctttgaaaagttcaaggaatttcagagtgaggttgagaatcaacgtgacaggaaaatcaagttcttgcgatcagatcgtggaggagaatacttgagtcacgagtttggcacacacttaagaaaatgtggactagtttcacaactaacgccgcctggaacacctcagcgtaatggtgtgtccgaacgtcgtaatcgcactctattagatatggtgcgatctatgatgtctcttaccgatttaccgctatcattttggggctatgctttagagactgccgcattcactttaaatagggctccattgaaatccattgagacgacaccgtatgaattatggtttgggaagaaacctaagctgtcgtttctaaaagtttggggatgcgatgcttatgtcaagaaacttcaacctgaaaagctcgaagccaagtcgaaaaaatgcgtcttcataggataccctaaagaaactattgggtataccttctacctcagatccgaaggcaagatctttgttgccaagaatggatcctttctagagaaggagtttctctcgaaagaagtaagtgggaggaaagtagaacttgatgaagtattacctcttgaaccggaaaatggcgcaactcaagaaaatgttcctgaggtgcctgcaccgactagagaggaagttaatgatgatgatcatgaaacttcagatcaagttgctactgaacttcgtaggtccacaaggacacgttccgcaccagagtggtacggaaaccctgtcttggaaatcatgttgttagacaacggtgaaccttcaaactatgaagaagcgatggcgggcccggattccgacaaatggctggaagccatgaaatccgagataggatccatgtatgaaaacgaagtatggactttgactgacttgcccgttgagcggcgagccatagaaaataaatggatctttaagaagaagacagacatggatggaaatgtgaccatctataaagctcggcttgtcgctaagggttatcgacaagttcaaggggttgactatgatgagactttctcacccgtagcgaaggtgaagtccatccgaatcatgttagcaattgccgcattctatgattacgagatatggcaaatggacgtcaaaacggcattccttaatggtttccttaaggaagaattgtatatgatgtagccggaaggttttgtcgatcctaagaatgctgacaaggtgtgcaagctccaacgctcgatttatgggctggtgcaagcatctcggagttggaacattcgctttgatgagatgatcaaagcgtttgggtttatgcagacttatggagaagcctgcatttacaagaaagtgagtgggagctctgtatcatttctcatattatatg contains:
- the LOC125539789 gene encoding non-specific lipid-transfer protein 3-like isoform X2, giving the protein MARVALVAVFAVLAALAVAEMASGAVTCGDVTSAVAPCMSYARGQASAPSGACCSGVRTLNAKASTPADRKAACNCLKNLAGSGISMGNAANIPGKCGVSVSFPINTKTNCNNLH
- the LOC125539789 gene encoding non-specific lipid-transfer protein 3-like isoform X1, with product MARVALVAVFAVLAALAVAEMASGAVTCGDVTSAVAPCMSYARGQASAPSGACCSGVRTLNAKASTPADRKAACNCLKNLAGSGISMGNAANIPGKCGVSVSFPINTKTNCNNLH